The stretch of DNA AATATTATGATGTGGTTGGCTGCTTCATACCACCTTATCAAAAAAATGTTTAGTTATTGTTACACTTACATTAGGTCCGGGTAGGAGTAGCGGTTAGATTTAGAGGACTACTTGTTTTAGTGAACTCTTAAATTGCCTTAAAAGACAAAATGTTACCATTTTGGAATGAGATGGATCCGAATAGAGCAGACATAGAGGATTCATCCTTTTCTTTGTAGATATAGAGGATCCATACAGTAGACAACGACTAGTTTGGGATTGACACATAGGTGTTGGTTGTTATTGCTCCCTTGGCCAGCACCGGAATAAGTTCTGTTTCAAATGACTGGAGTAGGCAGCCAATATCTTTTCAGGGCAAAAAGAAGAGAATGAAGTTATGGGATGATGATTCTCTTTGTTCTTTTTCTATCTTTTGTAATATCCAGGTCTGTTTTCCTTCATCCGGATGTCGCTTTGGCTGAACTCTTGCAGTATATATTATGCAGTAAAAAATGGTGACCTTATGCTTGGCAGGACTTGTATGCAAAGCATATTGGATATAACTTTTTTTTGGACTAAAAATGTGGACTCTTTCTTTCAAGAGACTTAGTTTATTGTCTTCATTATTTCAGATGATACTTTCTAATACTGATTTTCTGTGAACTTTCTCAATTCAGTGATTAGTGCTATATGACACATTCTTCAAAGTTGAATAACTGCTATTTATTAAATTTCTCGTGGCTCTTCCATTTTTCCAGTTGCCAGGCCGCACAGATAATGAGATAAAGAACTACTGGAACACCAGAATAAAGAAACGACAGCGTGCAGGCTTGCAAATCTACCCTCCGGATATTTCTTTCCAGGCATTTAGTGAGAACAAACAAAATAAGGAGCTGGGAATTTTCTCCTCTGCAAATTCACATCCTGATTTCTTGCCTATTAACGGTTTTACGATTCCAACTGTGGAGTTCAAAAAATTGGAACCTAGTCAGCTGTTGTATCCTCGGGCACTTCTTAATATTGCTGCTAGTAGCTTTTTTGATATTCCTGCAACTAGCCTGCTGGCTCAGGGTCTTAGTTCTTCTAATACTTGTTCTGGCCTTTCAACCATGCATCCATCCAAGCGTATACGAGGATCAGAATCTTGGTTCTTTGGTCTAAATGATGATCTTTTTCAAGCTTGCCATCAATATCAAAATGATGGTTCTTTGCTTGCTCAATCCTTGGGGTTTTCCTCGTCATATACTCATAATCTGACATCTGATCATCACCCATCATTCTCCGTTGAAATTCCTGGCAGCCATGCCCCTTTAAATGGCAACTCTTCTTCTTCAGAGCCCAAATGGGCTAAGAAGCTGGAGCTCCCTTCACTCCAAATTCAGATGGAAAATTGGGGTTCACCTTCCCCACTTCCTTCACTTGAGTCCTTCGATACTTTGATTCAATCCCCTCCAAATGAGCACGCTGATTCGGGCAGTCTGTCACCTCGGAACAGTGGTCTATTGGACGCTGTACTTTATGAATCACAAACATCCAAAGCTTCAAAGAATAATTCACATCAGGAGACTTCTTGTGATGTAGATGATTCTTATCCTGATCTCCAAGAGACACAGTGGGGAAGATACAGTGACCCAATCTCTCCTTTAGGTCATTCTGCTGCATCAGTGTTGAGTAAGTATACCCCTATGGAGGTTCATTGGATGAGCCCCCCAGTTAACAGCGATGGTGGTTGGTGAGAATGGTTATCGATTTGACTTATCAGAATTATTTGCAGAGTTGAACGTGTTCAAGTGTTTATGTCATAATATTTCTCTATTATTTTGAATGATTCAAGGTTAAGCAGAAGGTTGACTTAGTTCTGGTTGATAGGAAGGATGATATATCAAACCACCAGTTGTATTCCAGGATGGATTCATGCGTTGCTCTCCTTGTCCCACAACAGAGCAGGGTAAGAACCATATGGAATTAAGATATGCTTTCGGGTCTGTTCTTTTTTTACGGTTGTAGCAGGGACTCCAAGCAAATGGTTAAGCAACTGCATCATCTGGTTGTGGACTTGGTTCTTCTGCATGGAATGCTGTGTCCACTCTCTAGTCAATAACCATTAACCTCAATGAGAATACGGTACTTCTAATGTGTTGCCAACACCATTTTGATAAAAATGTAATTTTTACAGCTGAAATGACTGTACAAGACAATGTAATATTTTGCATCCACTGGAGTTGCATACCGTTTGTGGAAATCAACTGAAAACACCGACTCTTCTATGTGGCGTTATATTCTCGCTGTTCAATTCCACTGTGTTGATTAGGAATGCAACGCGCCTGTGATGTTCACCTTAATGATTGTCTGAAGGTCTGTTGTGGGTAGCATTGGTCTTGTTAGTTATATGGTGTTGTCATCTTCACTACTGTTTGGGAGCCGGTTTCTGGAGACTGAATAGTTTCTGTTAAATCAAACAGGTTGGCACTGCTACTGTTGTTGCAAAAACAGCAAGGGCTAAAAACTTTTACTCCTACATGTTAGTATGTGTTATGCTTCGGTTATTGGACATGCTTTATGGAAATGTGTTAGTATTTGGTACGAGTATATGTAGTTGTGCTATTTTTTGGTGAATTTTGAAAAATCTATATGAAGAATCTTCACTACCGTCACACTCCATGTAACATAACATATATGTGGAGACTGGAGAGAAAGGGATTGGGAAAAGTTTTGACCATTAGTTTTCGAGAAAATAATCTTATTCTATTTTATCTAAAGACGGTCTGTTGAAGTAAAATTTCATGAGAAGATTGGCCAAATATTAAAATCAAAACGACAAGACTTCAGAAAAGTACCAAAAATGTtcttgaactatttgaaatagctTAAAAATACCCTTCGTTTGTTTTTTATATCAAAAATATCCCTGCCGTCTATGTTTTGGACCACAAATGCTCCTTAAACCATTAGTCTTTCCATTGAAGCTGACATGGCAGTCCAACTGGGTTAGATTTGTTTACATGGTCATCCACCTAAGCAATCAAGCatgataaaattattttttcagaaaaattatttttctgaaaatttttattaaaatataaaatcaacacttattccgaaaaaagtaaaatatttctggaaaaaatatttatatcggaatttttttattaaaatacaaaatctaaCACTTATTCCGTAGAAAGGAAAAAATTTCCGGAAAAATTATTCTTGATTGGGGTTTATGATTTGATTAAAAAACTCCATTGT from Nicotiana tomentosiformis chromosome 11, ASM39032v3, whole genome shotgun sequence encodes:
- the LOC104118479 gene encoding transcription factor GAMYB-like → MTSKVGVDSPSVEEASGGGSTRGGVPLKKGPWTKEEDAILMDYIRKHGEGNWSAVQKHSGLARCGKSCRLRWANHLRPDLKKGALTPEEVRHINELHAKMGNKWAQIAAKLPGRTDNEIKNYWNTRIKKRQRAGLQIYPPDISFQAFSENKQNKELGIFSSANSHPDFLPINGFTIPTVEFKKLEPSQLLYPRALLNIAASSFFDIPATSLLAQGLSSSNTCSGLSTMHPSKRIRGSESWFFGLNDDLFQACHQYQNDGSLLAQSLGFSSSYTHNLTSDHHPSFSVEIPGSHAPLNGNSSSSEPKWAKKLELPSLQIQMENWGSPSPLPSLESFDTLIQSPPNEHADSGSLSPRNSGLLDAVLYESQTSKASKNNSHQETSCDVDDSYPDLQETQWGRYSDPISPLGHSAASVLSKYTPMEVHWMSPPVNSDGGW